In Leptodesmis sichuanensis A121, the following are encoded in one genomic region:
- a CDS encoding type II toxin-antitoxin system HicB family antitoxin, with protein MKQFKVVIEKHSDGYVAYPIGVVGAIVGQGDTYEEALSDVKSAIACYAEVFGKEMLEDTPSIEVFLAEAGVAV; from the coding sequence ATGAAACAGTTCAAAGTTGTTATTGAGAAGCATTCAGATGGATATGTTGCTTACCCAATTGGTGTGGTAGGTGCAATCGTTGGACAGGGGGACACCTATGAAGAGGCTTTATCAGATGTGAAATCTGCGATCGCTTGTTACGCTGAAGTCTTTGGAAAAGAGATGCTAGAGGATACTCCTTCTATCGAAGTTTTCCTGGCTGAGGCAGGGGTTGCCGTTTAA
- a CDS encoding type II toxin-antitoxin system HicA family toxin, translating into MPKFPVDAPKKRVVRAFELLGFEIVREREHIVMQRENEDGTVMPLVMPNHSEIKSGTLRAICTQVGVSREEFLEAYNQS; encoded by the coding sequence ATGCCAAAGTTCCCAGTCGATGCACCTAAAAAGCGAGTTGTCAGAGCATTTGAGCTTTTGGGCTTCGAGATTGTACGCGAGCGAGAGCATATTGTCATGCAGCGCGAAAATGAAGATGGGACAGTCATGCCATTGGTTATGCCGAATCACTCGGAGATTAAGAGCGGGACGCTCAGAGCAATTTGTACACAGGTTGGTGTTTCAAGAGAGGAGTTTTTGGAAGCATACAATCAAAGCTGA
- a CDS encoding IS110 family transposase, whose product MSMNQSTALPTAESSLYAAYIGVDWADRKHDICLYDSTTQQIESCIISAQPEAIAAWVEGLRKRFPQGKIAICTEQKRGSLIYALCKYEFLVLYPVNTLLVANYRQAFAPSRAKSDPTDAQILVELLLKHWDKLKAWQPGSATLRSLQQLVENRRMLVAEKVRLTNRITAALKGYFPQVLEWFEDKDTQVFCEFLTCYPSLKAAQAASKEELEKFFKSHHVVQAKTIEHRLEQIQQGVALTEDAGIVEPLQLLVAALIAQLQVLLPSITTFDTKIEKLFESHPDAELFAALPGAGPHLAPRLLVAFGEERDRYQTAQDLLRYAGIAPVKESSGQKSWVHWRWSCPRFLRQTFVEWALQTRKYSFWAEAFYQMQRQKGKTHQAAIRALAFKWIRIVFRCWQDRQPYDEVKYLMALKRKGSPLVQNLALLAEAE is encoded by the coding sequence GTGAGTATGAACCAGTCTACCGCCTTGCCAACTGCTGAATCATCCCTTTACGCTGCCTACATTGGCGTTGATTGGGCTGACCGCAAACATGATATCTGCTTGTATGATTCAACCACTCAACAAATTGAATCTTGCATCATTAGTGCTCAACCAGAAGCGATCGCTGCTTGGGTAGAAGGATTAAGAAAACGATTTCCGCAAGGAAAGATTGCCATCTGTACAGAGCAAAAACGAGGATCATTGATCTATGCTCTGTGCAAGTACGAGTTCTTGGTGCTTTACCCAGTCAACACCCTCCTTGTTGCGAACTATCGCCAAGCGTTCGCGCCCTCTCGGGCTAAATCAGACCCCACCGATGCTCAAATTCTGGTTGAACTGTTGCTCAAGCACTGGGATAAGCTGAAAGCTTGGCAACCGGGCAGTGCCACACTGCGTTCCCTGCAGCAGTTAGTGGAGAATCGACGGATGCTCGTGGCAGAGAAGGTGCGCCTGACCAATCGGATCACGGCTGCGCTTAAAGGCTATTTCCCTCAAGTACTGGAATGGTTTGAGGATAAGGATACCCAGGTGTTCTGTGAGTTCCTCACTTGCTATCCCAGTCTCAAAGCTGCCCAAGCTGCCTCTAAAGAAGAGTTAGAGAAGTTTTTCAAGTCGCATCACGTTGTGCAGGCAAAGACCATTGAACATAGGCTTGAGCAAATTCAACAGGGAGTTGCTTTGACAGAGGATGCAGGTATTGTAGAACCGCTGCAACTCTTAGTTGCAGCCTTAATCGCCCAATTGCAGGTGCTCTTACCCAGTATTACAACCTTCGATACCAAGATAGAGAAGCTGTTTGAATCCCATCCCGATGCTGAGTTATTTGCCGCACTACCAGGAGCCGGACCCCATTTAGCACCCAGACTTCTCGTGGCCTTTGGGGAAGAACGAGATCGCTACCAAACTGCCCAAGACCTGTTGCGCTATGCCGGAATTGCTCCGGTGAAGGAGAGCAGTGGACAGAAGTCGTGGGTACATTGGCGCTGGAGTTGTCCCAGGTTTCTCCGACAGACCTTTGTGGAATGGGCCTTACAAACTCGCAAATACTCATTCTGGGCAGAAGCGTTTTATCAGATGCAACGACAGAAGGGGAAAACGCACCAGGCTGCGATTCGGGCTTTGGCATTCAAGTGGATTCGAATTGTTTTCCGCTGCTGGCAGGATAGACAGCCCTATGATGAAGTGAAATATCTGATGGCTTTGAAGCGCAAAGGTTCACCCCTCGTACAAAATTTGGCACTCTTGGCAGAAGCCGAATAA
- a CDS encoding DUF7219 family protein — translation MDKESFLLPRARYRGQVKPENLVFNANLQEFSQRVSYISSLETSGKISPEQSYQQIKALWEGLKHSHKQLGIGRSSFGEEGQE, via the coding sequence ATGGACAAGGAAAGCTTTCTTCTCCCCCGTGCTCGTTATCGGGGACAGGTCAAACCAGAAAACCTGGTCTTTAACGCTAACTTACAAGAGTTTTCTCAGCGTGTCAGTTACATTTCCAGTCTGGAAACCAGTGGCAAAATCTCTCCAGAGCAGTCTTACCAGCAAATAAAGGCCCTCTGGGAAGGGCTAAAACACAGCCACAAACAACTTGGTATTGGCCGGTCTTCTTTCGGTGAAGAGGGCCAAGAATAG
- a CDS encoding YbjN domain-containing protein, with protein MLPLLILLIEAWPATVQAMPASPSSRLVAASQGQSSIAAKIRQYLEQFGGSYTKVSDTTWTVPYQGKSWKSYDVYVSTIPNSDLVLIGVPVAAKKNLKPSQDLYLKLLKYNNTVDSVKVGIDDDGDLFLRADVNGRTMDFQEFKEVLEQVAAATDELHSQIKSAIVPE; from the coding sequence GTGCTTCCCCTGCTGATCTTGCTAATAGAAGCATGGCCTGCAACCGTTCAGGCTATGCCCGCCTCTCCTTCTTCCAGGTTAGTTGCGGCTTCTCAGGGACAAAGCAGCATTGCGGCTAAAATTCGGCAATATCTGGAGCAGTTTGGTGGCAGCTATACCAAAGTTTCTGATACGACATGGACGGTTCCCTATCAGGGCAAATCCTGGAAAAGCTACGACGTGTATGTGAGTACTATTCCTAATTCCGACCTAGTGTTAATTGGTGTGCCAGTGGCTGCCAAAAAGAATCTGAAACCGTCTCAAGATTTGTATCTGAAACTGCTGAAGTACAACAATACAGTAGACAGCGTAAAAGTTGGGATTGATGACGACGGTGACCTGTTCTTGCGGGCAGATGTGAACGGACGAACGATGGATTTCCAGGAATTCAAGGAGGTTTTAGAACAGGTGGCAGCGGCTACCGATGAATTGCACAGTCAGATCAAATCCGCGATCGTTCCAGAATAA
- a CDS encoding FTR1 family iron permease, producing the protein MIDFTPALPTFVITLREGVEAALVVGIVLAYLSKAGQSRFNSWVYGGIAAGLGASTLVGMVFVVLFQTVGAANQTYAPVIKPLLQSLFSVVAIALLSWMLIWMTQQSRQLKGELEGAISTTLKSDSRAGWGIFGLIFFAVLREGFETVVFIAAKFQQGWIPILGAIAGILVAVGIGLLLFELGVKINLRLFFQVMGLFLLLIVAGLVVSALAHLDTALTNLTQIHPSASICWTNPSAPNAACLLGPLLLDTHRVLPERQFPGIILHTLFGYEDQLYLVEAIAYVSFLAIVGSLYLRSLTGWKVTSSSKLHNAE; encoded by the coding sequence ATGATTGATTTCACTCCGGCCCTGCCAACATTTGTAATTACCTTGCGGGAAGGGGTAGAAGCGGCTCTGGTGGTCGGTATTGTGCTGGCCTATCTCAGTAAGGCTGGGCAGTCTCGCTTCAACTCCTGGGTCTATGGCGGCATTGCAGCCGGATTAGGGGCCAGTACCCTGGTGGGGATGGTATTTGTGGTGTTGTTTCAGACGGTGGGGGCCGCGAATCAGACCTATGCCCCCGTGATCAAACCCTTATTGCAAAGTCTGTTTAGTGTAGTGGCGATCGCCCTGCTAAGTTGGATGTTGATCTGGATGACACAGCAATCGCGCCAGCTAAAAGGTGAACTGGAAGGAGCCATTAGCACTACCCTGAAAAGTGATTCCCGTGCGGGTTGGGGGATCTTTGGTCTGATCTTTTTTGCGGTATTGCGAGAAGGCTTTGAAACGGTGGTGTTCATTGCCGCCAAATTTCAGCAGGGTTGGATCCCGATTCTAGGCGCAATCGCTGGCATTCTCGTTGCCGTTGGGATTGGCCTGTTGCTCTTCGAGTTGGGAGTCAAAATTAATCTGCGGCTGTTCTTTCAGGTGATGGGGCTTTTCTTGCTGCTGATCGTGGCGGGCCTGGTCGTGTCTGCCCTGGCGCATCTGGATACCGCTCTCACCAATCTCACGCAAATCCATCCATCGGCCTCAATCTGTTGGACAAATCCCTCAGCGCCAAACGCTGCTTGCCTGCTGGGGCCGCTCCTACTCGATACCCACAGAGTTTTGCCTGAACGTCAATTTCCCGGCATCATTTTACACACTCTGTTCGGCTACGAAGATCAACTCTATTTAGTAGAAGCGATCGCCTATGTGTCGTTTCTGGCGATCGTGGGCAGTTTGTATTTACGCAGTCTGACAGGCTGGAAAGTGACCAGCTCGAGCAAGCTGCACAATGCAGAATAA
- a CDS encoding iron uptake porin, protein MQQAKFGQIFGLSSLLLGMAAIAPVSAQEAGKMPIPLTQNNVDPLTADVALNEEADQVTSVSQLTDVRPTDWAYQALKSLVERYGCIVGYPDKTYRGNRALSRWEFAAGLNACLDKIQELIAAATADFVRKEDLETVKKLQDLFAAELASLRGRVDALEVRTATLEKQQFSTTTRLNGEVVVAGAGILTGDNANGQEAPTNAIWGDRVRLNFDASFTGADLLRVRLQAVNLPPFSSVLNTPEGDIRAAGPVFSTAAENNNSVGIDALLYQFPVGEKLIVTLEANAGAIDDFTDTINPFLDGDGGSGALTGFATRNHIYYLLNGTGLGLRYVLSDQFEISAGYLATDAANPNQGGGLFNGPFGTIAQLTIKPSEVFALGLTYIHAYNNDFTANGSGGSNRASLRAALLNNPNLPEALAPFAGLDVPTSTNAYGVQASFQISPQIVLNGWVGYTKTRTLATRGVLPRGELDIWNWAVGLALPDLFKPGSLGGIIVGMEPRVTGVTPGLRSAIGRDRNMSFHVEAFYQYRINDNISITPGIIWLTNPDFNSSNSDVVIGAIRTTFTF, encoded by the coding sequence ATGCAACAGGCAAAATTTGGTCAGATTTTCGGGCTTAGTTCCCTGCTGTTAGGGATGGCGGCGATCGCCCCAGTCTCTGCCCAAGAAGCAGGCAAGATGCCAATCCCACTTACCCAAAACAATGTTGATCCCCTGACTGCAGACGTAGCCCTGAATGAAGAGGCAGATCAGGTCACTTCAGTCTCTCAGCTTACAGATGTCAGACCAACGGACTGGGCCTATCAGGCACTGAAATCTCTGGTAGAACGGTATGGCTGCATCGTCGGCTATCCCGATAAAACCTACCGGGGAAACCGTGCCCTCAGCCGCTGGGAATTCGCGGCGGGCCTGAATGCCTGCCTGGACAAAATTCAGGAATTGATTGCGGCGGCGACGGCTGATTTCGTCCGCAAAGAAGACCTGGAAACCGTGAAAAAGTTACAGGATCTGTTTGCGGCTGAACTGGCCTCCCTGCGCGGTCGAGTAGATGCCCTGGAAGTCCGAACAGCCACCCTGGAGAAACAACAGTTTTCCACCACCACCCGGTTAAATGGCGAAGTCGTTGTGGCTGGGGCTGGGATTCTGACTGGAGATAACGCCAATGGGCAAGAGGCTCCCACCAATGCCATCTGGGGCGATCGCGTGCGGCTCAACTTTGATGCCAGCTTTACGGGCGCAGATTTGTTGAGAGTTCGTCTGCAAGCCGTGAATTTGCCACCATTCTCCAGTGTGCTGAATACGCCTGAGGGCGACATTCGGGCGGCTGGGCCTGTATTCTCAACTGCTGCAGAGAACAACAACTCGGTCGGGATTGATGCCTTGCTGTATCAGTTCCCGGTAGGGGAGAAGCTGATTGTGACTTTAGAGGCCAACGCAGGAGCCATTGATGATTTCACAGATACGATCAACCCCTTTCTGGATGGAGATGGCGGCAGTGGTGCTTTAACTGGCTTTGCAACTCGTAATCATATTTACTACCTGCTAAATGGCACAGGTCTGGGATTAAGGTATGTTCTAAGCGACCAATTTGAGATTAGTGCGGGTTATTTAGCTACTGATGCCGCTAATCCCAATCAGGGAGGGGGATTGTTTAACGGTCCATTTGGCACGATCGCGCAATTAACCATCAAACCTTCGGAAGTATTCGCTCTGGGACTGACTTATATTCATGCCTACAACAACGACTTCACAGCGAACGGTTCAGGCGGCAGTAACCGGGCCAGCCTACGGGCTGCCTTGCTAAACAATCCAAATTTACCAGAAGCGTTGGCTCCCTTTGCGGGTCTGGATGTTCCCACCAGCACCAATGCTTACGGAGTTCAAGCATCTTTCCAGATCAGTCCTCAAATTGTTCTCAATGGTTGGGTTGGGTATACCAAAACTCGTACCCTGGCTACACGGGGTGTGCTGCCCAGAGGTGAACTGGATATCTGGAATTGGGCTGTAGGATTGGCTTTGCCGGATCTGTTTAAACCAGGAAGTTTGGGTGGCATTATTGTTGGGATGGAGCCACGAGTCACCGGGGTAACTCCAGGTTTGCGATCGGCGATCGGACGGGATAGGAATATGTCGTTTCACGTCGAAGCATTCTATCAGTACCGGATCAATGACAATATCTCAATTACTCCTGGAATAATCTGGCTCACCAATCCCGACTTTAACTCAAGCAACTCCGATGTCGTGATTGGTGCCATCCGGACAACCTTCACGTTCTAA
- the hpsJ-C gene encoding HpsJ-like protein, cyanoexosortase C-associated: MTTVPAQNFSPSYSPKGLCRIVGFACLGGFLVDLFVLTLPPAFGTLQWRITFLQQLADRSVILLFGMALIMYGILDFRRWRRRLAMASLIFGIVFILSSILVIRDSLEFQQQAMANISNRASQVQSQLQQAQSNPKLAPRVKPEQLEQASQLLSNQLASAKETTKTSVLRTGISSVGNLIVIGLALIGLGQYGARPPKN; encoded by the coding sequence ATGACTACAGTTCCTGCTCAAAATTTCTCTCCCTCTTACAGTCCTAAGGGACTATGCCGAATTGTTGGTTTTGCCTGTTTGGGGGGGTTTCTAGTCGATCTGTTTGTCCTAACCTTGCCGCCTGCCTTCGGTACACTGCAATGGCGCATCACGTTCTTACAGCAACTGGCAGATCGCAGTGTAATTCTGCTGTTTGGCATGGCGCTGATTATGTATGGCATTCTGGATTTCCGGCGTTGGCGCAGACGGCTGGCAATGGCTTCTCTAATTTTTGGGATCGTCTTTATCTTGTCTTCCATTCTGGTGATCCGGGATAGTCTCGAATTTCAGCAACAGGCGATGGCGAATATCAGCAATCGGGCATCTCAGGTTCAATCCCAACTGCAACAGGCTCAGTCGAATCCCAAACTGGCTCCCAGGGTTAAGCCAGAACAGCTAGAGCAGGCCTCTCAACTATTAAGCAACCAACTGGCATCGGCCAAGGAAACGACTAAGACCAGTGTTTTGAGAACTGGAATATCGAGTGTCGGTAATTTGATCGTAATTGGTTTGGCTTTAATTGGCTTGGGGCAGTATGGGGCACGACCGCCGAAGAATTAA
- the crtC gene encoding cyanoexosortase C codes for MNCFNFGGDQVADGSKNKVRSLFNWQRVQKHLRWLLNQSIQTPHSRILTCGFLVGLVYLPLWIAILIRSTILGASTPILNVAFGYLGLEKLWQKRREIIGLTATEEEQLVGYAFILGGTLAFFFCYASISMQALLIVVIAVGMAYSTWGMPFFKQYWPWISLVLLSLYPDWVFLSNAIREVITPPQMFEELMAWSGSLVLQAMGYPATRRGTYLSLPQGSVEVASGCSGFDMAFLIVGASIALGLFLRQKWGKIALVAFLGAMLALILNIPRIVLLTFASIYWGKQSFEFWHGPIGGQIFSGILLTIYYYVAMGFFTQKLENNR; via the coding sequence TTGAACTGTTTCAATTTTGGAGGCGACCAGGTGGCCGACGGCAGCAAAAACAAGGTGCGATCGCTGTTCAACTGGCAGCGAGTTCAAAAACATCTCCGATGGTTACTCAACCAGAGTATTCAGACTCCTCATTCGCGAATTTTAACCTGTGGATTTCTGGTCGGACTTGTTTACCTGCCTTTGTGGATCGCCATTTTGATTAGATCTACAATCTTGGGGGCCTCAACTCCTATCCTGAATGTCGCATTTGGCTATTTAGGGCTAGAGAAACTGTGGCAGAAACGACGGGAAATTATCGGGCTGACGGCTACGGAAGAAGAGCAACTGGTTGGTTATGCTTTCATTCTGGGGGGCACGCTCGCATTCTTCTTCTGTTATGCGTCAATTTCGATGCAGGCACTCTTAATAGTTGTGATTGCTGTGGGTATGGCTTACAGCACCTGGGGAATGCCTTTCTTCAAGCAGTACTGGCCATGGATCAGCCTCGTCTTGCTCAGCCTGTATCCAGATTGGGTATTCTTGTCCAATGCTATTCGCGAAGTAATTACCCCACCTCAGATGTTTGAGGAATTGATGGCCTGGAGCGGCAGCCTGGTGTTACAGGCGATGGGCTATCCTGCTACCCGACGAGGCACCTATCTTTCTTTACCTCAGGGATCGGTAGAAGTGGCCTCTGGATGCAGCGGGTTTGATATGGCATTTCTCATTGTGGGAGCCAGTATTGCCCTGGGCTTATTTTTGCGTCAGAAGTGGGGCAAAATAGCGCTAGTCGCTTTTCTGGGGGCGATGCTGGCTCTCATTTTGAATATTCCCCGCATTGTATTACTTACATTTGCATCGATTTACTGGGGGAAGCAATCTTTCGAGTTCTGGCATGGGCCAATTGGTGGACAGATTTTTTCTGGAATCCTCCTCACAATTTATTACTATGTAGCCATGGGATTTTTTACTCAAAAACTAGAAAACAATCGTTAA
- a CDS encoding ParM/StbA family protein yields MTATDVRRSKAQEPATSTPLTRTLALDAGNYDLKFWDGANQPKAIRSVRYQLPQGRDAVRTQNSSPLIELADGTRYHVGVQAYKYRRQQQTVVENKVDLARLHLYTCLEPLDGQTEFSLNLHVSTPEPGKTSKALQSQLMGVHEFKRNDIPFRVTVESVEVEREGMGAYRYAQRLGLIPDSGYTIVIDIGGGTWLTRLVDADGEVIDENVMDRGGTYELATSISFDRRLTDNLGTTADPGIVMDGFKTGHTYADTGLSWAAWLDEYLNPWFLGIFQTVKAQYTPYMIRVTRFLVTGGGSYLITERLAGGKLTAVIPDPQFANVRGLYPIAEGLQLCMTTR; encoded by the coding sequence ATGACAGCTACAGACGTGAGACGATCGAAGGCGCAAGAGCCTGCGACATCTACCCCTTTAACCCGGACCCTGGCCTTAGATGCGGGTAATTACGACCTCAAGTTCTGGGATGGCGCCAACCAGCCCAAAGCGATTCGATCGGTGCGCTACCAGCTTCCCCAGGGACGGGATGCCGTGCGTACTCAGAACTCATCCCCCTTGATTGAACTGGCGGATGGAACACGCTACCACGTTGGCGTACAAGCGTACAAGTACCGGCGGCAACAGCAAACGGTGGTTGAGAATAAGGTGGATCTGGCTCGATTGCATCTCTACACCTGTTTAGAGCCACTAGACGGGCAGACGGAATTCTCACTCAACCTGCACGTTTCTACACCAGAACCAGGTAAAACCAGCAAAGCGCTGCAATCTCAACTAATGGGAGTGCATGAGTTTAAGCGCAATGACATTCCCTTCCGAGTCACTGTAGAGTCGGTGGAGGTAGAACGGGAAGGCATGGGAGCTTACCGCTATGCTCAACGGTTAGGGCTGATTCCCGACAGTGGCTATACGATCGTGATTGATATTGGCGGTGGCACCTGGCTGACTCGCTTAGTCGATGCCGATGGCGAAGTGATTGATGAAAATGTTATGGATCGGGGCGGCACCTATGAACTGGCCACCTCTATCAGTTTCGATCGCCGCTTAACAGATAACCTGGGCACTACAGCCGATCCTGGGATTGTCATGGACGGGTTCAAAACAGGGCATACCTACGCCGACACAGGCTTATCCTGGGCTGCCTGGCTGGATGAATACCTGAATCCCTGGTTTCTGGGCATTTTCCAGACGGTGAAAGCCCAGTATACGCCTTACATGATTCGGGTAACTCGGTTTCTGGTCACTGGCGGCGGCTCTTATTTGATCACAGAACGGTTGGCTGGTGGCAAACTCACAGCCGTAATTCCCGATCCTCAATTTGCCAATGTTCGAGGTTTGTATCCGATCGCGGAGGGATTGCAACTATGTATGACAACAAGATAA
- a CDS encoding cyanophycinase, producing MTDTTTQPTAQPSEVSDREASRQARVEAQSSAATQQTHGQLVIIGGAEDREGECTILREFVRRAGSLNARIVIMTVATSLPDEVGRTYTDVFERLGVESVAVVDTKDRQDGENSNALAKLQEATGVFFTGGDQRRITECLKDTEIHKLLLHRLQNEGLVIGGTSAGAAMMPENMIAEGDSETNARMDVVEIEEGMGFFPNVAIDQHFAQRGRLGRLVTAISLQPVVLGFGIDENTAIIVNGDEIEVVGESAVTVLDVEDMTHSNIHGVLKDESLALCDAKLHILPHGYRYNLKTRSAICK from the coding sequence ATGACAGATACTACAACTCAACCCACAGCACAACCAAGTGAAGTCAGCGATCGTGAAGCCAGCCGTCAGGCCAGGGTAGAAGCTCAAAGTTCCGCTGCCACTCAACAAACCCACGGGCAACTGGTGATTATTGGAGGGGCAGAGGATCGGGAGGGAGAGTGCACCATTCTACGGGAATTTGTTCGCCGCGCAGGTAGTCTGAATGCCCGGATCGTGATCATGACGGTGGCAACCAGCTTGCCCGACGAAGTGGGCAGAACCTATACGGATGTTTTTGAGCGACTGGGCGTTGAGTCTGTCGCAGTGGTTGACACGAAAGACCGCCAAGACGGTGAGAACTCAAATGCTCTAGCTAAGCTCCAAGAAGCAACCGGAGTTTTCTTTACGGGTGGTGATCAAAGACGAATTACGGAGTGCCTCAAAGATACAGAAATTCATAAATTGCTGCTACATCGTTTACAAAATGAAGGTTTAGTGATTGGTGGAACAAGTGCTGGAGCAGCGATGATGCCTGAAAATATGATTGCGGAAGGTGATTCGGAAACAAATGCTCGCATGGATGTGGTGGAAATTGAAGAAGGCATGGGCTTCTTTCCCAATGTTGCGATCGACCAGCATTTTGCTCAACGGGGACGATTAGGACGGTTGGTGACAGCGATTTCTTTACAACCCGTTGTGTTGGGTTTTGGCATTGACGAAAACACGGCCATCATCGTGAATGGAGATGAGATCGAAGTGGTGGGTGAAAGTGCTGTCACAGTGCTTGATGTAGAGGATATGACTCATAGCAACATTCATGGGGTGCTGAAGGATGAGTCGTTGGCCCTGTGTGATGCGAAGTTGCATATTCTGCCTCATGGCTACCGTTACAATCTGAAAACGCGATCGGCCATTTGTAAATAA